One stretch of Streptomyces hygroscopicus DNA includes these proteins:
- a CDS encoding rRNA cytosine-C5-methyltransferase — protein MTDQPRRRRPHAPNRPGKPYRRPQKDPVRILAFEALRAVDERDAYANLVLPPLLRKARESAEAGGPRFDARDAALATELVYGTLRHQGTYDAIIAECVDRPLREVDPPVLDVLNLGAHQLLGTRIPTHAAVSASVELARVVLGDGRAKFVNAVLRRIAAHDLDGWLERVAPPYDEDPEEHLGVRHSHPRWVVSALWDALGGGSSGIEELLAADNERPEVTLVARPGRSTAGELLDAVGEGAAVPGRWSPYAVRLTEGGEPGALEAVREGRAGVQDEGSQLVALALANAPLEGEDRRWLDGCAGPGGKAALLAALAAERGAALLAAEKQPHRARLVARALAGNPGPYQVIAADGTRPPWRPGAFDRVLVDVPCTGLGALRRRPEARWRRRPEDLDGFAPLQRGLLREALASARIGGVVGYATCSPHPAETKAVVEDVLRGRGGPAVSAEWIDARPLLPGVPELGDGPDVQLWPHRHGTDAMYLALLRRTG, from the coding sequence GTGACCGACCAGCCCCGTCGTCGCCGTCCCCACGCCCCGAACCGGCCTGGCAAGCCCTACCGCCGCCCGCAGAAGGACCCCGTGCGGATCCTCGCCTTCGAGGCGCTGCGGGCGGTCGACGAACGGGACGCGTACGCCAACCTCGTTCTCCCGCCCCTGCTGCGCAAGGCGCGGGAGAGCGCGGAGGCCGGCGGGCCGCGGTTCGACGCCCGGGACGCGGCGCTCGCCACCGAGCTGGTCTACGGCACCCTGCGCCATCAGGGCACCTACGACGCGATCATCGCCGAATGCGTGGACCGCCCGCTGCGCGAGGTGGATCCGCCCGTGCTCGACGTGCTGAACCTCGGCGCCCATCAGCTACTGGGGACCCGTATCCCCACGCACGCCGCCGTCTCGGCGAGCGTCGAGCTGGCCCGGGTGGTGCTCGGCGACGGACGGGCCAAGTTCGTCAACGCCGTGCTGCGCAGGATCGCCGCCCATGACCTGGACGGCTGGCTGGAGCGGGTCGCCCCGCCCTACGACGAGGACCCCGAGGAGCATCTGGGCGTCCGCCACTCGCATCCGCGCTGGGTCGTCTCCGCCCTGTGGGACGCGCTCGGCGGCGGCAGCTCCGGGATCGAGGAGCTGCTGGCCGCCGACAACGAACGGCCCGAGGTCACCCTCGTCGCCCGGCCCGGCCGGTCCACGGCCGGGGAGCTGCTGGACGCGGTCGGCGAGGGGGCCGCGGTACCGGGCCGCTGGTCCCCGTACGCGGTGCGGCTCACCGAGGGCGGGGAGCCCGGGGCGCTGGAGGCGGTGCGCGAGGGGCGCGCCGGGGTCCAGGACGAGGGCAGCCAGTTGGTGGCCCTCGCGCTGGCGAACGCGCCGCTGGAGGGGGAGGACCGGCGCTGGCTGGACGGCTGCGCGGGCCCCGGCGGCAAGGCCGCGCTGCTCGCCGCGCTGGCCGCGGAGCGCGGCGCCGCGCTGCTGGCCGCCGAGAAGCAGCCGCACCGGGCCCGGCTGGTGGCCAGGGCCCTGGCGGGCAACCCCGGCCCGTACCAGGTGATCGCCGCGGACGGCACCCGGCCGCCGTGGCGGCCCGGCGCCTTCGACCGGGTGCTGGTGGATGTGCCGTGCACCGGGCTCGGTGCGCTGCGCCGCCGCCCCGAGGCGCGCTGGCGGCGCCGCCCCGAGGACCTCGACGGCTTCGCCCCGCTGCAGCGCGGGCTGCTGCGGGAGGCCCTGGCCTCGGCGCGGATCGGCGGCGTGGTCGGCTATGCGACCTGTTCCCCGCATCCGGCCGAGACCAAGGCCGTGGTCGAGGACGTCCTCAGGGGGCGTGGCGGCCCGGCCGTCTCCGCGGAGTGGATCGACGCCCGTCCGTTGCTGCCGGGGGTGCCCGAGCTGGGCGACGGCCCGGACGTCCAGTTGTGGCCGCACCGGCACGGTACGGACGCCATGTATCTGGCCCTGCTGCGCCGGACCGGCTGA
- a CDS encoding ABC transporter, with protein MDIEVTAWHSLYQASNASDDRRPFSRETLRRIGAFARPHRRQLQLFLVLSTVTAVLAVATPLLAGRVVDAIVHHSGQDTVLGLAGLIAAIAVAEAALGLLTRWLSANIGEGLILDLRTSVFDHVQRMPVAFFTRTRTGALVSRLNNDVIGAQRAFSDTLSGVVGNMVTLLLTLVVMMGISWQITLLTLVLLPLFLLPARRVGGRLAKLRREAAAHNAAMSTQMTERFSAPGATLVKLFGRPADESAEFAARTRRVRDIGVRTAMVQVSFVTALTLVSALALALVYGLGGWFALHGRLDPGAVVALALLLTRLYAPLTALAGARVEVMSALVSFERVFEVLDLEPLIKEKPDAREVPDGPVSVEFDRVDFGYPAADKVSLASLEEVATLDTRGGVQVLHQLSFRAEPGQMVALVGSSGAGKSTIAQLLPRLYDADGGAVRLSGVDVRDLTADSIRATLGMVTQDGHLFHDSIRANLLLARPEATDEELWEVLRRARLEGLIASLTDGLETVVGERGYRLSGGERQRLTIARLLLARPRVVILDEATAHLDSTSEADVQEALGEALEGRTAVVIAHRLSTVRAADLILVVEGGRIVERGTHTALLAAGGRYEELYRTQFEQPAAMGGGFAVDAVGAPGMGATVTAVDGASAPGTSAKVTALDGGPTAAEAPAT; from the coding sequence ATGGACATCGAAGTGACCGCCTGGCATTCCCTGTATCAGGCGTCCAATGCCAGCGACGACCGGCGGCCCTTCTCCCGCGAGACACTGCGCCGTATCGGCGCCTTTGCCCGTCCGCACCGCCGTCAGCTGCAGCTGTTCCTGGTGCTGAGCACGGTCACGGCGGTGCTCGCGGTGGCGACGCCGCTGCTGGCCGGCCGGGTGGTGGACGCGATCGTCCACCATTCGGGACAGGACACGGTGCTCGGGCTGGCCGGGCTCATCGCCGCGATCGCCGTGGCGGAGGCGGCCCTCGGGCTGCTGACCCGCTGGCTGTCGGCGAACATCGGCGAGGGGCTGATCCTCGATCTGCGCACCTCCGTCTTCGACCACGTCCAGCGGATGCCGGTGGCGTTCTTCACCCGGACCCGCACCGGTGCGCTGGTCAGCCGGCTCAACAACGACGTCATCGGCGCGCAGCGGGCGTTCAGCGACACCCTCTCCGGGGTGGTCGGCAATATGGTGACGCTGCTGCTCACTCTGGTCGTCATGATGGGGATCTCGTGGCAGATCACCCTGTTGACGCTGGTGCTCCTGCCCCTCTTCCTGCTGCCCGCGCGCCGGGTGGGCGGACGGCTGGCGAAGCTGCGCCGCGAGGCGGCCGCGCACAACGCCGCGATGAGCACCCAGATGACCGAGCGCTTCTCCGCGCCCGGGGCCACCCTGGTCAAGCTCTTCGGCCGGCCCGCCGACGAGTCCGCCGAATTCGCCGCGCGGACCCGGCGGGTGCGGGACATCGGGGTGCGGACCGCGATGGTCCAGGTCTCCTTCGTGACCGCCCTGACCCTCGTCTCCGCCCTGGCCCTCGCCCTGGTCTACGGCCTCGGCGGCTGGTTCGCGCTGCACGGGCGGCTCGACCCCGGCGCCGTCGTCGCGCTCGCGCTGCTCCTCACCCGGCTGTACGCGCCGCTGACCGCGCTGGCCGGGGCGCGGGTCGAGGTCATGAGCGCGCTCGTCAGCTTCGAGCGGGTCTTCGAGGTGCTCGACCTCGAGCCGCTGATCAAGGAGAAGCCGGACGCCCGGGAGGTCCCCGACGGGCCCGTGTCCGTCGAGTTCGACCGTGTGGACTTCGGCTACCCGGCCGCGGACAAGGTCTCCCTCGCCTCCCTGGAGGAGGTCGCCACCCTGGACACCCGCGGTGGTGTCCAGGTCCTGCACCAGCTTTCCTTCCGGGCCGAACCGGGCCAGATGGTCGCGCTGGTGGGCTCCTCCGGCGCCGGGAAGTCGACCATCGCGCAGCTGCTGCCCAGGCTTTACGACGCCGATGGCGGCGCCGTACGGCTCTCCGGGGTGGACGTCCGCGATCTGACCGCCGATTCGATCCGCGCCACTCTCGGCATGGTCACGCAGGACGGCCATCTCTTCCATGACTCGATCCGCGCCAATCTGCTGCTGGCCCGGCCGGAGGCCACCGACGAGGAGCTGTGGGAAGTGCTGCGCCGGGCCCGGCTGGAGGGGCTGATCGCGTCCCTGACGGACGGTCTCGAGACCGTCGTGGGCGAGCGCGGCTACCGGCTCTCCGGCGGTGAGCGCCAGCGGCTGACCATCGCCCGGCTGCTGCTGGCCCGGCCCCGGGTGGTGATCCTCGACGAGGCCACCGCGCATCTGGACTCCACTTCGGAGGCGGATGTGCAGGAGGCGCTCGGCGAGGCGCTGGAGGGGCGCACCGCGGTGGTGATCGCCCACCGGCTGTCCACAGTTCGGGCGGCGGATCTCATTCTCGTCGTCGAGGGCGGGCGGATCGTGGAGCGCGGTACGCACACCGCGCTGCTGGCCGCCGGAGGGCGCTACGAGGAGCTGTACCGCACCCAGTTCGAGCAGCCGGCCGCGATGGGCGGCGGATTCGCCGTGGACGCGGTGGGCGCCCCCGGTATGGGCGCGACGGTGACGGCCGTGGACGGAGCGAGCGCCCCCGGCACCAGCGCCAAGGTCACGGCCCTGGATGGCGGCCCCACGGCCGCCGAGGCCCCGGCGACGTAG
- a CDS encoding methionyl-tRNA formyltransferase, with protein sequence MRLVFAGTPEVALPALDALIASEKHEVVAVVTRPDAPAGRGRRMVASPVAERAEEAGIEVLKPARPRDPEFLARLGEIAPDCCPVVAYGALLPKAALEIPAHGWVNLHFSLLPAWRGAAPVQHSVLAGDEMTGASTFQIEEGLDSGPVFGVVTEEVRATDTSGDLLTRLAFAGAGLLEATMDGIENGTLLPVPQPAEGISLAPKITVEDAEIDWTAPALRVDRLVRACTPAPGAWTTFREERLKVVSARPVADRTDLEPGRLAATKKAVYVGTGSHAVELTWVRPQGKKPMLAADWARGVRIAEGERLGA encoded by the coding sequence ATGAGGCTCGTGTTCGCCGGTACCCCCGAGGTCGCCCTGCCCGCTCTGGACGCGCTGATCGCGTCGGAGAAGCACGAGGTGGTGGCCGTGGTGACCCGTCCCGACGCGCCCGCCGGGCGCGGTCGCCGGATGGTGGCCAGCCCGGTCGCCGAACGGGCCGAGGAGGCGGGTATCGAGGTGCTCAAGCCCGCCAGGCCGCGCGATCCGGAGTTCCTCGCCCGGCTCGGCGAGATCGCACCGGACTGCTGCCCGGTGGTGGCCTACGGCGCGTTGCTGCCCAAGGCGGCGCTGGAGATCCCGGCACACGGCTGGGTCAATCTGCACTTCTCGCTGCTCCCCGCGTGGCGGGGCGCGGCACCCGTGCAGCACTCCGTGCTCGCGGGCGACGAGATGACCGGCGCCTCGACCTTCCAGATCGAGGAAGGGCTGGACTCCGGGCCGGTGTTCGGGGTGGTGACGGAGGAGGTGCGGGCCACCGACACCAGCGGTGATCTGCTGACCCGGCTCGCCTTCGCCGGTGCGGGGTTGCTCGAAGCGACGATGGACGGCATCGAGAACGGCACCCTGCTCCCGGTGCCGCAGCCGGCCGAGGGCATCTCGCTCGCCCCGAAGATCACTGTCGAGGACGCGGAGATCGACTGGACGGCGCCCGCGCTGCGCGTCGACCGGCTGGTGCGGGCGTGCACCCCCGCCCCGGGTGCGTGGACCACCTTCCGTGAGGAGCGGCTGAAGGTCGTCTCGGCGCGGCCGGTGGCGGACCGTACGGATCTGGAGCCCGGTCGGCTGGCCGCGACCAAGAAGGCCGTGTACGTGGGCACCGGCAGCCATGCCGTCGAGCTGACGTGGGTGCGGCCGCAGGGCAAGAAGCCGATGCTCGCGGCGGATTGGGCGCGCGGGGTGCGGATCGCGGAGGGCGAGCGGCTCGGGGCCTGA
- a CDS encoding primosome assembly protein PriA: protein MSRDNERPKDPAEASEGEQLALIRETVRKAKGERARPRTWRGAKLAGELPVARVLVDKGPVHLDKLWDYAVPAEMDAEARPGVRVRVRFGAGTGKVREGRREGGGLLDGYIIERVAESDYRGPLAALAQVVSPEPVLGPGLLALCRAVADRYAGSLADVLQLALPKRNARAEGEPSSPPLSPPEPPAPGSWGRYPAGPGFLEALARGDRPRAVWTALPGPHWPREWATAVAATLASGRGALVVVPDGRTAERVDAALTEVLGGPGRHVLLTADLGPEERYRRWLAVSRGSVRAVVGTRAAMFAPVRDLGLVGIWDDGDRSHSDDRLPQPHARDVLLLRAVHEKTGFLLGDLGRTVEAAQLVENGWARPLEADREQVRAAAPLIRTVDEGEVARDMEARAARLPTLAWQTVREALTRGPVLVQVPRRGYVPKLACERCREPARCAHCSGPLEARDADHLVCGWCGRDEPAWHCRECGGVRLRASIVGARRTAEELGRAFPAVPVRTSGRDHVLTSVPDRPALVVSTPGAEPVAEGGYAAALLLDGWALLGRPDLRAGEDALRHWLEAASLVRGHGDEGSDGRGGTVVIMAEPTQRPVQALVRWDPGGYAARELAERSQLGFPPISRMAAVTGPAEAVAELIASAGLPEGAETLGPVPLPPAPPGRPRRPGDPPPGEVWERALLRVRPGQGSALAAALKEAKAGRLARGEKDPAVRVDPLDIG, encoded by the coding sequence GTGAGCAGGGACAACGAGCGGCCGAAGGATCCGGCGGAGGCGTCGGAGGGGGAGCAGCTCGCGCTCATTCGGGAGACCGTGCGCAAGGCCAAGGGGGAGCGGGCCAGGCCGCGGACCTGGCGGGGGGCCAAGCTGGCCGGGGAGCTGCCCGTGGCGCGGGTGCTGGTCGACAAGGGGCCGGTCCACCTCGACAAGCTGTGGGACTACGCGGTGCCGGCCGAGATGGACGCCGAGGCCCGGCCCGGGGTGCGGGTGCGGGTGCGGTTCGGGGCCGGGACGGGGAAGGTGCGCGAGGGGCGGCGCGAGGGCGGCGGGCTGCTCGACGGGTACATCATCGAGCGCGTCGCCGAGTCCGACTATCGGGGTCCGCTGGCCGCCCTCGCGCAGGTGGTCTCCCCGGAGCCGGTGCTGGGGCCGGGGCTGCTGGCGCTGTGCCGGGCGGTCGCCGACCGGTACGCCGGATCGCTCGCCGACGTGCTGCAGCTTGCCCTGCCCAAGCGCAACGCCCGCGCCGAGGGCGAGCCGTCATCGCCGCCGCTGTCCCCGCCGGAGCCGCCCGCGCCCGGGAGCTGGGGGCGCTATCCGGCCGGGCCCGGGTTCCTGGAGGCGCTTGCCCGCGGTGACCGGCCGCGGGCCGTATGGACCGCGCTGCCCGGGCCGCACTGGCCCCGGGAGTGGGCCACCGCCGTGGCCGCCACGCTCGCGTCCGGGCGCGGGGCGCTCGTCGTCGTGCCTGACGGGCGGACCGCCGAGCGGGTGGACGCGGCGCTCACGGAGGTGCTCGGCGGCCCGGGGCGGCATGTGCTGCTCACCGCCGACCTCGGGCCCGAGGAGCGCTACCGCCGCTGGCTGGCGGTCAGCCGGGGCTCGGTCCGGGCCGTGGTGGGCACCCGGGCGGCGATGTTCGCACCGGTCCGGGACCTCGGGCTGGTGGGGATCTGGGACGACGGGGACCGCAGCCACAGCGACGACCGGCTGCCGCAGCCGCACGCCCGCGATGTGCTGTTGCTGCGCGCCGTCCATGAGAAGACGGGCTTTCTGCTGGGCGACCTGGGCCGCACCGTCGAGGCCGCCCAGCTGGTGGAGAACGGCTGGGCCCGGCCGCTCGAAGCCGACCGCGAGCAGGTTCGGGCAGCCGCCCCGCTGATCCGTACGGTCGACGAGGGCGAGGTGGCCCGGGACATGGAGGCCCGTGCCGCCCGGCTGCCCACGCTCGCCTGGCAGACCGTACGGGAGGCGCTGACCCGGGGCCCGGTCCTGGTGCAGGTGCCGCGCCGGGGCTATGTGCCGAAGCTGGCCTGTGAGCGCTGCCGGGAGCCCGCGCGCTGTGCGCACTGCTCGGGCCCGCTGGAGGCGCGGGACGCGGACCATCTGGTGTGCGGATGGTGCGGGCGGGACGAACCCGCCTGGCACTGCCGTGAATGCGGGGGCGTCCGGCTGCGGGCGTCCATAGTCGGAGCCCGGCGCACCGCCGAGGAGCTGGGCCGAGCCTTTCCGGCCGTGCCCGTGCGCACCTCCGGCCGTGACCATGTTCTGACGTCCGTCCCCGACCGTCCGGCGCTCGTCGTGAGCACGCCGGGCGCCGAGCCGGTCGCCGAGGGCGGTTACGCCGCGGCGCTGCTGCTCGACGGCTGGGCCCTGCTCGGCCGTCCCGACCTGCGCGCCGGTGAGGACGCGCTGCGCCACTGGCTGGAGGCGGCCTCGCTGGTCCGCGGCCACGGGGACGAGGGGAGTGACGGCCGGGGCGGCACCGTGGTGATCATGGCCGAGCCGACGCAGCGGCCCGTCCAGGCTCTGGTGCGCTGGGACCCGGGCGGGTATGCGGCGCGTGAGCTGGCCGAGCGGTCCCAACTGGGCTTTCCGCCGATCTCACGGATGGCGGCGGTGACCGGCCCCGCGGAGGCGGTGGCCGAGCTGATCGCCTCGGCCGGGCTGCCCGAGGGGGCCGAGACGCTGGGCCCGGTCCCGCTGCCCCCGGCGCCTCCCGGACGTCCGCGCCGTCCCGGAGACCCGCCGCCGGGCGAGGTCTGGGAGCGCGCGCTGCTGCGGGTGCGCCCCGGCCAGGGCAGCGCCCTCGCGGCGGCCCTCAAGGAGGCGAAGGCGGGCCGCCTGGCGAGGGGGGAGAAGGACCCCGCGGTGCGGGTGGATCCCCTGGATATTGGCTGA